The sequence AGTGTGGGTAGCAAGTAGTCGCCCCTGTGGTTTTACAACTGGGTTAGACGGGATGAAAAGAGGATGAAAATATAAGTATAGAGTAGGAATGTAAGAAAATAACTTAAGAACTTAAGAGGTGAGAACGAACCACCCAGGACTGTCAGTATGACAAAGTCCACCGACCTGAAAGACAGTACAAAGTGTTTGTACCTGCCCTCACAATACAACACATGAATTTCAACTTGTACTCATATAAgggaaaaaataacacagacaTTTGTTTTTACCTCTGGTTAGGTGTaagaaaatgtggcaggagtgAGGGTGACTAAATAAGAATGTGGTGGAGCTTGGAGCCAGAGCAGGTGTAAACTTGCTCGATAGCTCAGCAATTGCTGCGTCTTGGGAATTTCTCCCAAGGAATTGTTCCACCTCTGGCAACTACTTCAGAGGCACACAGGTCCATTATACCATGAGGCAATGAAAAGTGACCTAACAGCAGCAACCTGAATGCGGTTACGGAGCAATCAAACCAACCTGACACCCGGAATGTTTGTAGCCGACGAACCGAAAGCAGAGCGACCGGAAGGGGCATGTCCTTGGCCTCAGTGGGAAAGAGAGCATGCAGAGGCCACAATCCACCTTTTATAGTAGGCCAGTGCACCACAATTGGCCAGCATGATCTTTCTGAAGGAACCATTTTTTCGCGGCCAGGACAACTACGACCAGTTGGTGCGTATTGCTAAGGTCCTCGGCACCGATGAGCTCTTTGGTTACCTGCACAAATATCACATAGAACTGGACACTGGCTTCAAAGACCTGCTGGGGCAGCAAACACGGAAGCGCTGGGAGCAGTTCATCCAGTCAGAGAACCAGCACCTGGTGAGTCCGGAGGCTCTGGACCTGCTGGACAAGCTGCTGCACTATGACTACCAGCAGAGACTGACGGCCGCCGAGGCCATACAGCACCCATACTTCTATCCTGTGGTGAAGGAAAACGC comes from Amphiprion ocellaris isolate individual 3 ecotype Okinawa chromosome 7, ASM2253959v1, whole genome shotgun sequence and encodes:
- the LOC118469686 gene encoding casein kinase II subunit alpha'-like — encoded protein: MIFLKEPFFRGQDNYDQLVRIAKVLGTDELFGYLHKYHIELDTGFKDLLGQQTRKRWEQFIQSENQHLVSPEALDLLDKLLHYDYQQRLTAAEAIQHPYFYPVVKENANTDGTKAISSSNVT